A window of Caldicoprobacter guelmensis genomic DNA:
GAGGCATTATTGGCTGCGGTACCAAAGCCGGATCCCAAATATAGAGAAACCAAAAAGCTTTTATTTGGAGAGGTGGCAGACCCCTCCAACCCACCCAGCGGATGTTATTTCCATCCAAGGTGCCCTTATGCTAAGGATATATGCAAACAAGAGTATCCTTCTCTAATAAATATAGGAAAGAACGGTAAAGAACATTTTGTAAGTTGTCATTTTGCTGATAAACTAAGCTTAGCAGGGATAGAATAGGTTTATGGTGGGAATCCATTAAAAAGAAGCTCCTTTTTATAGCAATAAAGCTAAAAGGAGTTTCTTTTTATAGCGAGCAAAGCAGTTCTATGGTAAATCAATATAAAGTTATCATAAATTTTGTCATATGAAAGATAATTAGCTTTTGCCCCTTATCCGTATATCCTGGCCCATGAACTTTATCAGCATGGTATTGGATGTATCAAAAAGGCGCGATGCAATTCGGTCAGAATACCGTTCCTTTATCTCAGAAAGGCCCAGGTTAGTGGATAAAAACGTGTGTTTTTGCTGTATCAGGCGTTCATTTAGTATGTTGAATAAATCCTCCGAGGTAAAGTTGTTTCTTTGGGTTTCGGTGCCCAAGTCATCGATGATGAGCACGTCCACTTCAAACAGGCAGTTAAACAGGAACTGGTTTTGCTCGTTATCCTGCAGAGCGCTGAGGAACAGCTGGTTGAACAGCTTGTATGCCGAGATACGCATGACGGTATATCCTTTGTCCAGGATGGCCTTTGCCATGCAGTTGAGCAAAAAGGTCTTGCCCAGCCCTGTCTTGCCCGAGAAGAGTATGGTCTTTCTCTGGTTGTTAGGGAATTCGCTGACATATTCCATAAGACGGTTTTTAAGCTGGACCATGTACTCCCTCTGGGTCAGCCGGCTGCCTTCAAGGGGTATGTCGGGGAATACCTGTGGGTTGAAGGTGTCAAAGTTTTGCTGTTCCAGCTCTTTTATGTCGGACAATTGATAGGTTTTTTCAACGAGCCTTTGAACAAGGCAGGAGCATTTTTCCTTTATGAGGTCTCCCGTGTATCCAGTGTCCTTGCATTTTGGACAACGGTAGTGAATGGACAGGTAATCAGGGGGGAAGCCGTGCTCAACAAGCAGTTCTTTTTCTTTCCGTTTTAGCTCTTGT
This region includes:
- a CDS encoding ATP-binding protein, giving the protein MKEVILKEILKEYEDIRHQEEEVLKQRENHIMQVIPEIADMRRALVELMARRSMEIIRNPNSFSQALDDLEQRIQELKRKEKELLVEHGFPPDYLSIHYRCPKCKDTGYTGDLIKEKCSCLVQRLVEKTYQLSDIKELEQQNFDTFNPQVFPDIPLEGSRLTQREYMVQLKNRLMEYVSEFPNNQRKTILFSGKTGLGKTFLLNCMAKAILDKGYTVMRISAYKLFNQLFLSALQDNEQNQFLFNCLFEVDVLIIDDLGTETQRNNFTSEDLFNILNERLIQQKHTFLSTNLGLSEIKERYSDRIASRLFDTSNTMLIKFMGQDIRIRGKS